AAATACACTGGGTACGCTTACGCACTGGGATATTGCCTCAATGATGTACGCCGAGGTGATAGCGAAATTTTCAATAATTTATTAGGGGAATTAAATGGCGGAGTACAACTGAATTTTCAAGAAATGTCTAATTTCTGGAACAGTTATGAAAATCCTATGGAACCCGTTTTCAAATCCATCTTCAATTCATTTTTAAAAGCGAATAACCAGTCTCAAGGCATAAAGAGCTATAATGCCGTGGTGTCTTTATTGGTAGCGTACCACCGCGAGAATCCCTTGTAGGCTCTACTTTTTAAAAAATTAGGATTATCCATTGCTAAAATTGCCCTCTTTCTATTGAGTTACCTTATTAGACGAATTACAAAAGCCTTATTTAAATTATTTCTAAAAGAGTTTTGTTTAGTGTTAAAATGGTCGAAATTCATTTATAATAGACGCACAAACCTTATTTTTAAAAGGACTAATCCAAACGAACTGAAATGAAAAAAAGCATGCTCCTGCTATGCCTATTCTGGTGTAGCACTACAATTTTCGCACAAGACTACTTTCCTGAAAACGAAGGTGTTAAAGCGAACAACAATAATTACACTGCATTTACCAATGCCAAGATTTATGTAACCCCGACAGAAGTTGTTCAAAAAGGCACCCTGCTTATTCAAAATGGTAAGGTTGTTTCCGTTGGTTCCAACGTTACGGTACCTAAAAATAGTATTGTGGTAGATCTAAGCGGAAAATCCATTTATCCGTCGTTCATTGATGTCTATTCCAAGTTTGGAGTAGAACAACCTAAAAGAAAACCAGGAGGCGGTAGAGCTGCGCAGTATGAAGCAGAACGTGATGGTTTTTATTGGAACGACCATATCATGCCAGAAAATAATGCCATACAACAATTTAAATACGATGACAAATCTGCCAAAGAACTAAGGGAAGCTGGTTTTGGCGTGGTGAACTCTCATATTCATGACGGTATAGCAAGGGGCACCGGAGTTTTGATTGCCTTGAACGGGGACGGTACGGATGCCAATAGAATTCTGGACGATAAATCCGCACAGTACTTTTCTTTGAACAAAAGTGTACTCAAAAAGCAAGCCTATCCAACCTCTGTAATGGGAGCTCTAGCCTTGTTAAGACAGTTGTACAGCGATGCGGATTGGTATGCCAAAGGTAATTCCGACACCAAAGACCGGTCCTTGGAAGCACTGATTGAAAATAACGGGTTGCCTCAAATTTTTGAAGCTAATGATAAAGGTCACGCGCTGAGAGCAGATAAAATTGGAGATGCCAACGGCATTCAATACACCATCTTAGGAGGAGGAAATGAGTTTGAACGTATTGCAGAAATAAAAGCTACGAACGCTAAATACATCATTCCCATAAATTTTCCCGAAGCTTATGACGTATCAGACCCCTATCAGGCAGGTTATGTGTCCTTAAAAGATATGCGCTACTGGAACCAAGCACCATCAAATCCAAAGGTTTTAGCAGAAAATGGGGTTCCCTTTTCACTAACGCCTTATGACCTAAAATCTATATCCAAGTTCAAAAGTAACCTGATGAAAGCCATAGAATACGGACTTTCCGAAACCAAGGCGCTAGAGGCCTTGACTACCGTTCCTGCTCAAATTTTAGGTAAAACAGCCCAAATCGGGTCACTTAAAGCGGGCACATATGCCAACTTTTTGATTACCTCAGGTCCTATCTTCGAAAAATCCACAACCCTATATGAAAATTGGGTTCAGGGGAATAAAAATAGTATAAACAACAAGGATATAAAGGATATCCGTGGCGATTACAAGCTAAGTCTACAAGGTGAGTCTTACGACCTCTCTATTACGGGTGAAGTGGCCAAACCTAAACTAGAAGTAAAACAAGATACCTCAAAATTAAAATCCAAGTTAAACTACAAGGATAATTGGTTGACCATGTCCTTTACGACAGACGAGGGAACAGAAACCTATCGCATGATAGGAGCTGTGACAAAAGAGGCAGCAAACCTATCGGGGAGATTAATACTTCCAGACGGCACGGAAAGTTTCTTTACCGCTACAAAGAAGGCTGATTTTAATGAAAAAGATAAAGAGAAAAGTGAAATGGCCACTCCAACAGTAATGCCCGTTACCTACCCTAACGTGGGTTACGGTTTTACAAAGAAGCCCGAACAAGAAAACCTGCTCATAAAAAACACCACGGTATGGACGAGTGAAGCGGCCGGAATTCTTGAAAATACGGATGTCCTAATCAAGAACGGTAAAATAACAAAAATAGGGAAAGACCTTGGCGCAGGTGGCGCTACCGTAATTGATGGTACCGGGAAACATTTAACCGCAGGTATTATTGATGAACACAGCCATATTGCAGCTTTGGCCATAAATGAAGCAGGGCATAACAGTACTGCGGAAGTTAAAATGGAAGATGTTGTGGACCCAGAACATATGGGCATCTACCGTTCGCTTGCCGGTGGTGTTACCTCTTTACAACTATTACATGGCTCCGCCAATCCTATTGGTGGTCGTTCTGCCATACTAAAATTGAAATGGGGGGAAGAAGCTGACGGACTTATCTACAAAAATACACCAAAGTTCATCAAATTTGCTTTAGGAGAAAATGTAAAGCAATCTAACTGGCAGAGTTTTTCTCGTTTCCCTCAGACACGAATGGGTGTGGAACAGGTATTTATGAACTATTTTCAACGTGCCAAAGAGTACGACACCAAAAAGAAAGCGGGAAAACCTTATCGTTACGATGAGGAGATGGAAGTATTGGCAGAGATTATCAACGGAGAACGTTTTATTAGCTGCCACTCCTATGTTCAAAGCGAAATAAATATGATGATGAAGGTTGCGGAAAAATTTGGTTTCCGAGTAAACACCTTCACCCATATTTTGGAAGGTTATAAGGTAGCGGATAAAATGGCGGAGCATGGCGTAGGCGCCGGAACCTTTAGTGATTGGTGGGCCTACAAATACGAAGTAAACGACGCTATCCCCTACAATGCGGCCATCATGCAAGCGCAAGGAGTTACGGTAGCCATCAACAGTGATGACCGTGAAATGATAAGAAGATTAAATCAAGAAGCGGCAAAAACCGTTAAGTATGGAGGCATGACCGAGCTGGAAGCTTGGAAAATGGTTACGATAAATCCAGCAAAATTATTGCATATAGATAATCGCGTAGGAAGTATCAAAGAAGGGAAGGATGCTGATGTGGTATTGTGGTCCGGCCACCCCATGTCCATCTATACAAAGGCTGAAAAAACCATTATAGAGGGCGTTACTTATTTTGATTTAAAAAAGGACAAACAACAGCGAGAAGCCATTAAGAAAGAACGAAATGATTTGGTGAAAATGATGCTAAAGGAAAAAGCAGGCGGCGCAAAAATGCAAGCTCCAAAACAGAGTGTTAAAAGAAACTTTACCTGTGAAAGCCTTTAAAATGAAAAAACGACTTAAAAGATACAAGATGAAAAATAGTATACTAGTAATCGCTGTCATTGGCATCTTCTTTAAGGGCATAGCACAGCAGACTCCAGCTTCTGAACAAAAGGAAGCCATTTCCATAGAGGGTGCAACTGCACACCTCGGTAATGGAGAAGTAATAGAAAGTTCTTTAATTATGTTCGAGGACGGTAAAATTACCTTTGTTGGAGACAGTAAAATGAAAATTGCCAGAAAAGGTAAGGTCATCGATGCTACGGGAAAACATATTTATCCTGGTTTTATAGCACCTGCTAAGACCTTAGGTCTGGTGGAGGTCAATGCTGTAAGAGCCAGTGACGATCAGGATGAGATAGGAGACTTAATACCACATGTCCGCAGTCTTATCGCTTATAACGCAGAATCCAAGGTGGTGGAAAGCATGCGCCCTAACGGTGTCCTGCTCGGGCAGATAGCGTCTTCGGGCGGTCGTATCTCCGGAACCTCGTCCATAGTGCAGTTCGACGCTTGGAACTGGGAAGACGCAGCCATTAAAGTTGATGACGGTATTCATTTGAACTGGCCCAGAAGCTTTCGTCAAGGCAGATGGTGGATGGGTGAAGATAGAGGCTATCGACCTAATAAAAATTACGGTGAAGAAACCGATGCAGTGGTCACTTTTATGAAAAACGCAATGGCCTATGGAAAATCAGAGCCCAAAGAAGTGAACCCCGCATTTAAAGCAATGCAAGGTATTTTTAACGGGGAACAAAAGCTATATGTATATGCGGACGGTGAAAAAGAAATCATAGACGCCGTAAACACTCTTAAAGCCAATGGTGCTCAGGAAGTAGTATTGGTAGGCGGATATCAAGCCTATAAAATCACGGATTTTCTAAAGAAGAACAACATACCGGTCTTGGTACAGTTTACGCATAACCTTCCTGTTTTTGATGATGACGATTATGACCTTCCCTTTAAACTGCCAAAACTTCTAATGGATGCAGGCTTATTGGTTGGCCTTCAAAATACGAATGCTTCCAATTTTCAAACTAGAAATCTTCCTTTTTATGCCGGTCAAGTCGGTCAACAAGGTTTGGATAAAGAGAAAGCATTGCAGCTAATTACAAGTAATAACGCTAAAATTTTGGGTATAGATGGAGATTATGGCACTTTGGAAACAGGCAAAAGTGCTACTTTATTTATTTCTGAAGGAGATGCGCTAGATATGCGTGGCAATCAATTAACGCACGCGTTCATAGATGGTAGGGACATTTCCTTGGAAACCCATCAAACAGAACTTTGGAAAAGATATATGGGCAAGTACGAAGGAAAATAAATTACCGAATATACTAGAAAACTGTAATTTTAAACCGATTCGTAAGCGACCAAGCTCTTATCCAAAAGCGAATGGTATTGATGCAAGCTCGTATGCGCAAGAAACAAAGCCAATATTTAGTTCGACGTAAGCGTCGGAGTATTAAAATTTTGATTATCGAATAAAAAAATAAAAGCTCGAAGAAATATCGAGCTTTTTAAATACCAACAAATATTCATCTAGAATGAGACATCTATTTCTCTTAAGTATTATAACACTTCTATTTTCCTGTAAAGAATCTCAAAGGGTTAATTCAAATGAATTAATAGTTGCCGGACTTCAAGAACCAGTAGAAATTATTAGAGATGAATGGGGCATTAATCATATATATGCCAAAAACCAGCACGATTTATTCTTTGCCCAAGGTTATGCCGCTGCAACAGATCGTCTTTTCCAGTTTGAAATTTGGCGTAGACAAGCCACGGGCACCGTAGCCGAAATACTTGGAGAACGCGAGCTCAAAAGGGATATCGGCACACGTCTCTTTAAGTTTAGAGGCGATATGACAGCAGAAATGAATCATTACCATGACGAAGGAGTTGAAATTATCACTGCTTATACCGATGGTGTAAACGCATATATTGAGGAAATCCTTAAAACACCCGAGCAGCTCCCCATAGAATTTAAGATACTAGATTTAAAACCTCAAAAATGGACTCCAGAGGTCGTTATTTCAAGACATCAAGGTCTTCTAGGTAATATTGGAGACGAACTGACCATAGGACGTGCCGTAGCCAAGTTAGGCCCGGAAAAGACAAAAGATTTATTCTGGTTACACCCCAAGGAACCCGATTTGAACATAGACCCAAAAATTAATGCTAATTTACTATCGGATAATATTCTGGAACTATATGATGCCTACAGGCAGACCGTAAAATTTAAAAAAGAGGATAATGTTTCCGAATATAAAAATATAGACCTAGAAGAAGAAGTGCTCTCTGTAATCGAAGACAAAAACGATTCTTTGTCCATAGGCAGTAACAACTGGGTGGTAAAAGGTGAACTGATGGCAGATGGCAATACCTATATGGCGAACGATCCTCATAGAACCATAGCCGTTCCCTCACTACGCTACATGGTACATTTAGTAGCCCCTGGGTGGAATGTTATTGGTGGTGGTGAACCAGAAATCCCTGGAATCTCCATTGGTCATAACGAATACGGCTCATGGGGCCTTACTGTTTTTAGAACGGATGGTGAAGATTTGTATGTATATGAACTGAATCCTGAAAATCATACTCAATACAAACACAATGGAGCTTGGGTGAATATGACACAAATTTCAGAAACTATAAAAATTAAGGGCAAAGAAGACTACCTTGCTCAATTAAATTATACCGTACATGGTCCCGTAACCCGTATAGATAAGGAAAATAATGTAGCCTATGCAGTACGGTGTGCTTGGTTAGAACCGGGAGGCTCCCCTTATTTGGCATCCTTACGCATGGACCAGGCCAAAACATGGGAGGAGTTCAGGGAAGCCTGTAATTACAGTCATATACCCGGAGAAAACATGATATGGGCCGATAAAGCAGGTAATATTGGCTGGCAGGCGGTGGGCATTGCCCCTATCCGCGGTAATTTCAGCGGACTTGTACCCGTCCCAGGAGACGGACGCTACGAGTGGGACGGTTACTTACCCATCATTGAGAAACCAAACGATTACAATCCCGCTAAAGGTTATCTGGCCACGGCCAACCAAAACGTAACCCCGGAAAATTACACGCGTTGGGACGCTATCGGGTTTTCATGGTCCGACCCTTATCGTGGTAATCGCGTAGATGAAATTCTAAGTAATCGTACTAAAAAATTAACTATGGAAGACATGAAGGCACTTCAGACAGATTATCTTTCTATTCCTGCACGGATACTTGTTCCTATGTTAAAAGAGTATGATTTTAGCGATAAAGCAGCCGAAGCGAAAACTAAACTAAATGACTGGGATTACAGGTTAGAAACCAGTTCCGTACCTGCTGCCATTTACGTTGCGTGGGAGAATCAAATAAAAAACATGGCCAATTACCGTTTTATCCCCAAGGAAGCAAAAGGTATCATAAAAACGCTGCAGATGAAGCGCATCATGGATTGGATTACCAAACCAGATAGTCATTTTGGAGCCAATCCCATCTTGGGAAGGGATAAGTTTCTAAAAGATGCTTTCATCAAGGCCGTTTCAGAATTAGAAACAAACTTAGGTTCGGATATGAGTCAATGGCACTATGGACAAGCAAAGAACAAGCATACCTATATGGAGCATGCCTTGAGCCATGCCGTCAATGATGTCACCCGTTCAAAGTTAGAACTTGGTCCACTTCCAAGAGGAGGCAATGCTTACACAACCGGTTCTACGGGCGGTAATTTAAGACAAAGTAGTGGCGCATCATTTCGTATGATTGTTAATACGGGAGACTGGGATGCGGCAATAGGAACCAATGGCCCTGGCCAATCGGGTAATCCCGATAGTCCATTTTATAATAATCTTTTTGAACCCTGGGCAAAAGACAAATATTTTCCCGTGTATTATTCTAGAAATAAGATTGATTCTGTTGCCGTAGGTGCAAAAATACTACGTCCGTTAGAATGGTAACTCCCTAAAAATTTGTGACACAAGATAAAGTTGACTGGGCTCTAAACGCTAGTTGGATGTATTTGACCTCTTCTTTACTAACTCCGTCGCTCCTAAAGCACAAGGAGAATTTTAGGCCAGCTTTATACATATTTACTTGTGCCTTAGCCCTACTTACTTCCTGCCAATTTCCAACCCAAATATGCCATTGGAAAGTACGCAACTATTAAATCCAATGCATTAAACCACATTGGCCCTCCTAAGCTGCTAACACTTATGGCTCCACCAATAAAGAAAAAAGCACCGACGATTAAGGCCATGAAAAAATTACGAGAAGCTGCAATTTTAGCAGCAACAAAAGCTCCGACGAGTGTTCCCAATGCATGGGCTAAAAAGGGCATGATAAAATGTTTGGGTTCAAAAAGATGCATCGTGGCTTTTAATCCCTCCATGGTTGTTACATCTCCACCTTCTGGAGGTGGTATTATTGAACCACTAAGTATGACTATTCCCATATTTACAAGGCTACCCACAATAAGACCAGCCAGCACGGCTAGCATATTCTTTAGTACTGGATTCATACTACGCTTGGATTAGTTGAAGTCTAATATATGTATAATATACTTTATTTCAAACACTTACATTTTATATTACCTCTACATTATCTCAAATCCCTAGAGAAAGAATTTTTAAAGAATAAAAAACCAAAAGTTATTTGTGTGTTGTTGTTTCTTAACTATAAAATATACGGAAAGGCAAGTCTAAAAATAACAGACCCTCCTACAATAGAAAAAGGGAGAACAATGTCCTCCCTTTTTCCATTTCTCTTTTCATACCTTAAGAGAACCGAATTAATTTTAATCCGGTATGTCTGCGATGCTCTCTCCAGCTTGAATGTCGGGTCAATGACCTATCTACACTTGTTGTGTTTTTCGAATCTTGTTTTTTATAATTTTTCATGTTTATTTATTTTCTTGATTGTGATGAGTGAAATAATCACTCCTTTTTTCACACGACATAAGACGCTTAAAACCCTGAAATATTACTTTTTTGGCAGGACTTTAACACTCAAGAAATTTATATAAAATACTAGTTATCAATTAATTGAGTAGAATTCTAAGAATGTAACAAGTAGTATGGATTCAAAGATGTCGAAATCACAAAAAACAACGAGCAAGACACAGAATACTGTAATAGTAGCCTAATTAATATAGTTCACCTTGTAGGAACGAAAATAACCAGCTCCCCTACTTTATAAATAGCTTTTCTAGGCTCCAAACAAATAAAACCATCGGATTTTACCAAACTGGTCAAATCCCCCGAGCCATTTTCACTCACGGGCGTTGCATGTAAGGCACCATCTTTCCAGCGAGTCCTTACCTGAATAAACCGGGTTAGTGGTAGATTAATTTGTAGCTCCTCGACTAGTCTCACAAAGGTGTTTTGTATTGGAACATTCCAAGAAGTTTTAAGCCACGGAAGAAAATAAATATGATAATTCGCAAATGTCGACACGGGATTCCCAGGAAAAGAAAAAATAGCGGTATTGTGGTCTTCATGAAAACCAAACCAAAAAGGTTTTCCCGGTCTTTGTGCAACTCTATGAAAGACTTTTTCCACTCCCAATACATCCATGACCTCTGGAATAAAGTCGAACTTTCCCATGGAGACACCACCACTTAAAAGCAGCACATCATTCTCCTGCAACGCGTTTTCCAGTCCTTTTCTTATAGTTGTCTTATCATCCTTTAAATGCAATGCTGACGCTACTATTCCGAGTTTAGACAAAGCTACTTGGAGTGTAATACTGTTAGATTTTCTTATCTGATGTGGTTCTGGCGTTTCGTTTACATTAACCAACTCATCACCAGTTGAAATGGTACAAACCCTCGGTAAAGCTTGCACATTTATTTTATCGGCACCAACGGAAGCCATGACTCCAATTTCGGCAGGCCCTATAACGTGTCCCTTCTTTAAAATCACAGTCCCCTGGGATGTATCACTTCCTTGATAATGAATATTTTGTCCTTGAGTGACCGCTTTGTTGATTACCACCCATTCATCTTCAATAGTTAGATGCTCGTACATAATTACCGTGTCCGTTTTCAAGGGTAACACGGCGCCGGTCATTACCTCTAGGCAAGCATTTTCATCTTTTAAGCATTGTTGTGGCATTCCTGCACTAGCAATACCTTCCATCCTAAACTTGGTAACACCATTCGCAAGAGCAGCATATGAGATGGCAATACCGTCCTTAGTAACTCTATTAAAGGGAGGAAAATCACGGTCGGCCTTTATATCTTCCGCTAAAATTCTACCAGAACTATTCATCAGATTTACCTTTTCCACTCCTAAATTCATAGAATAGGAAAGCACTTTGTCATAAGCTTCTTTAAATGGTATCATACTATAGTTCCAGTCCGTTAATTACTAAAACACGCAAACCTACTATAAAGATAAGCAGTGCGGTAATACGCTTTATTCCCTTTGCGGACAACCGCCTTAAACTCATACGAATGCCCAATTGCCCTCCCATGAAAACAGTGGCCGCCAGACATAAGGTTTCAATCCATGGTAATTCTAAGGTACCGCTATACAATAGCCCAATTAAGCCCGAAACAGAATTCACCAAGATAAAGAAACTGGCTAGGGCGGCAATTTTTATAGCCTTATCCCAGCGTAAATGATTTAAAATGGGTGCTAGAAAAATACCCCCTCCAATGCCTACTAGTCCGGATAAAAAACCGATACCACTACCGAGAAGATAACTTAGGCGATTCGGATAGGTATTTGTTTCTGTTTCTTTCAATTGAAACGTTTGAAGAGCCAAGGACAAAGCAGACACAATTAATGCAATTCCCAATATCATAAAAAAGATATTTTCTTCTAGTCGAAAGGAAGCCCCAAAGAAAGCTAAAGGAATACTGGTTAGCACAAAGGGAAGAAAATCCTTCAAAGTGGCATGATTATTTTTAAAATAGAGATACGTGCTTCCAGATACGACTACTAAATTACATACCAAAGCAATGGACCTTATGGCAAAAAAACCAGATAAGAATATGGTCAGCAATGCCAAATAACTAGAACCTCCACCAAAACCCACCGCGGAGTATAAAGTGGCGATTACAAAAAAGCCTAGGCACAACACTACAAGACTTTCAATGGGTATTTGCATAGGAATCTATCTTATTCATGCCTCCTTCCACTTGTACAAACTCTTTTTCAGGGAATAGTTCTTGCAATATAATCAACGCCTTTTGGCTTCGTTTACCAGATTGGCAAATAAGGTAAGTGACCTGGCCTAAATTTAAGTCATGGGCCTTAGCCTCTAACTCGTGTAAAGGGATATTTGTTGATTTCTTTAGATGATTCTGCGCATACTCCACAGTAGTTCTTACATCTAAAAGTTGGATATCATTATTTTTAAGTAAATCTGGAATTTTGCTAGCAGCAATGGACTTGACTTTTACTTCACAGGTAAAATCATAGCTACTTGCCAAAGTATTTATCCGTAGATTTTTTGGATCTTGCTTAAACTTCATTTTTTGGAAATGTTGCGCTAACCCATCGTACAAAAGCAAAGTTCCTGACAGCACATTCCCGATACCAGCAATCACCTTTATCGCTTCTAGTGCCTGAAGGTTTCCTATGATACCTGGAAGTATGCCCAACACACCGTGCTCATTACAGTTAGGCACTTCATCAGCCTTAGGCATGGTAGGAAACAAACAGCGGTAGGTGGGACCATTTTTATAATTAAAAACACTGACTTGACCTTCAAAACCGTGCAATGCAC
This genomic window from Maribacter sp. MJ134 contains:
- a CDS encoding amidohydrolase family protein yields the protein MKKSMLLLCLFWCSTTIFAQDYFPENEGVKANNNNYTAFTNAKIYVTPTEVVQKGTLLIQNGKVVSVGSNVTVPKNSIVVDLSGKSIYPSFIDVYSKFGVEQPKRKPGGGRAAQYEAERDGFYWNDHIMPENNAIQQFKYDDKSAKELREAGFGVVNSHIHDGIARGTGVLIALNGDGTDANRILDDKSAQYFSLNKSVLKKQAYPTSVMGALALLRQLYSDADWYAKGNSDTKDRSLEALIENNGLPQIFEANDKGHALRADKIGDANGIQYTILGGGNEFERIAEIKATNAKYIIPINFPEAYDVSDPYQAGYVSLKDMRYWNQAPSNPKVLAENGVPFSLTPYDLKSISKFKSNLMKAIEYGLSETKALEALTTVPAQILGKTAQIGSLKAGTYANFLITSGPIFEKSTTLYENWVQGNKNSINNKDIKDIRGDYKLSLQGESYDLSITGEVAKPKLEVKQDTSKLKSKLNYKDNWLTMSFTTDEGTETYRMIGAVTKEAANLSGRLILPDGTESFFTATKKADFNEKDKEKSEMATPTVMPVTYPNVGYGFTKKPEQENLLIKNTTVWTSEAAGILENTDVLIKNGKITKIGKDLGAGGATVIDGTGKHLTAGIIDEHSHIAALAINEAGHNSTAEVKMEDVVDPEHMGIYRSLAGGVTSLQLLHGSANPIGGRSAILKLKWGEEADGLIYKNTPKFIKFALGENVKQSNWQSFSRFPQTRMGVEQVFMNYFQRAKEYDTKKKAGKPYRYDEEMEVLAEIINGERFISCHSYVQSEINMMMKVAEKFGFRVNTFTHILEGYKVADKMAEHGVGAGTFSDWWAYKYEVNDAIPYNAAIMQAQGVTVAINSDDREMIRRLNQEAAKTVKYGGMTELEAWKMVTINPAKLLHIDNRVGSIKEGKDADVVLWSGHPMSIYTKAEKTIIEGVTYFDLKKDKQQREAIKKERNDLVKMMLKEKAGGAKMQAPKQSVKRNFTCESL
- a CDS encoding penicillin acylase family protein, whose product is MRHLFLLSIITLLFSCKESQRVNSNELIVAGLQEPVEIIRDEWGINHIYAKNQHDLFFAQGYAAATDRLFQFEIWRRQATGTVAEILGERELKRDIGTRLFKFRGDMTAEMNHYHDEGVEIITAYTDGVNAYIEEILKTPEQLPIEFKILDLKPQKWTPEVVISRHQGLLGNIGDELTIGRAVAKLGPEKTKDLFWLHPKEPDLNIDPKINANLLSDNILELYDAYRQTVKFKKEDNVSEYKNIDLEEEVLSVIEDKNDSLSIGSNNWVVKGELMADGNTYMANDPHRTIAVPSLRYMVHLVAPGWNVIGGGEPEIPGISIGHNEYGSWGLTVFRTDGEDLYVYELNPENHTQYKHNGAWVNMTQISETIKIKGKEDYLAQLNYTVHGPVTRIDKENNVAYAVRCAWLEPGGSPYLASLRMDQAKTWEEFREACNYSHIPGENMIWADKAGNIGWQAVGIAPIRGNFSGLVPVPGDGRYEWDGYLPIIEKPNDYNPAKGYLATANQNVTPENYTRWDAIGFSWSDPYRGNRVDEILSNRTKKLTMEDMKALQTDYLSIPARILVPMLKEYDFSDKAAEAKTKLNDWDYRLETSSVPAAIYVAWENQIKNMANYRFIPKEAKGIIKTLQMKRIMDWITKPDSHFGANPILGRDKFLKDAFIKAVSELETNLGSDMSQWHYGQAKNKHTYMEHALSHAVNDVTRSKLELGPLPRGGNAYTTGSTGGNLRQSSGASFRMIVNTGDWDAAIGTNGPGQSGNPDSPFYNNLFEPWAKDKYFPVYYSRNKIDSVAVGAKILRPLEW
- a CDS encoding molybdopterin molybdotransferase MoeA, with amino-acid sequence MIPFKEAYDKVLSYSMNLGVEKVNLMNSSGRILAEDIKADRDFPPFNRVTKDGIAISYAALANGVTKFRMEGIASAGMPQQCLKDENACLEVMTGAVLPLKTDTVIMYEHLTIEDEWVVINKAVTQGQNIHYQGSDTSQGTVILKKGHVIGPAEIGVMASVGADKINVQALPRVCTISTGDELVNVNETPEPHQIRKSNSITLQVALSKLGIVASALHLKDDKTTIRKGLENALQENDVLLLSGGVSMGKFDFIPEVMDVLGVEKVFHRVAQRPGKPFWFGFHEDHNTAIFSFPGNPVSTFANYHIYFLPWLKTSWNVPIQNTFVRLVEELQINLPLTRFIQVRTRWKDGALHATPVSENGSGDLTSLVKSDGFICLEPRKAIYKVGELVIFVPTR
- a CDS encoding sulfite exporter TauE/SafE family protein, whose protein sequence is MQIPIESLVVLCLGFFVIATLYSAVGFGGGSSYLALLTIFLSGFFAIRSIALVCNLVVVSGSTYLYFKNNHATLKDFLPFVLTSIPLAFFGASFRLEENIFFMILGIALIVSALSLALQTFQLKETETNTYPNRLSYLLGSGIGFLSGLVGIGGGIFLAPILNHLRWDKAIKIAALASFFILVNSVSGLIGLLYSGTLELPWIETLCLAATVFMGGQLGIRMSLRRLSAKGIKRITALLIFIVGLRVLVINGLEL
- a CDS encoding amidohydrolase family protein, whose amino-acid sequence is MKNSILVIAVIGIFFKGIAQQTPASEQKEAISIEGATAHLGNGEVIESSLIMFEDGKITFVGDSKMKIARKGKVIDATGKHIYPGFIAPAKTLGLVEVNAVRASDDQDEIGDLIPHVRSLIAYNAESKVVESMRPNGVLLGQIASSGGRISGTSSIVQFDAWNWEDAAIKVDDGIHLNWPRSFRQGRWWMGEDRGYRPNKNYGEETDAVVTFMKNAMAYGKSEPKEVNPAFKAMQGIFNGEQKLYVYADGEKEIIDAVNTLKANGAQEVVLVGGYQAYKITDFLKKNNIPVLVQFTHNLPVFDDDDYDLPFKLPKLLMDAGLLVGLQNTNASNFQTRNLPFYAGQVGQQGLDKEKALQLITSNNAKILGIDGDYGTLETGKSATLFISEGDALDMRGNQLTHAFIDGRDISLETHQTELWKRYMGKYEGK
- the moeB gene encoding HesA/MoeB/ThiF family protein codes for the protein MNFNRYSRQTILKGFGEESQRKLADARVLIIGAGGLGVPVLTYLNAMGIGALGIVDNDNIILSNLHRQVLYNEDTVGESKAEAAKKQLIAQNSNTAIIVHKTFLVASNALEIIRDYDVVVDATDNFPARYLINDACVILKKPFVYGALHGFEGQVSVFNYKNGPTYRCLFPTMPKADEVPNCNEHGVLGILPGIIGNLQALEAIKVIAGIGNVLSGTLLLYDGLAQHFQKMKFKQDPKNLRINTLASSYDFTCEVKVKSIAASKIPDLLKNNDIQLLDVRTTVEYAQNHLKKSTNIPLHELEAKAHDLNLGQVTYLICQSGKRSQKALIILQELFPEKEFVQVEGGMNKIDSYANTH